GGCAGAACTCGGTGGGCGCCTTCGAGGACTCGCTGAAGGTGCAAGCCGGCGTCGTCGGCAATATCCCGACCAACTCCGGCGCGATGACCTCGCTGGTCACGGCCAGCCAGTCCGCAAGTGGCGCGCTACAGGCAGCTCAAGCCGGCAATCAGCTCCTTGCCCTGCAATCGCAGCAGCTCTCAGACCTGGTCGCGGTTCTGGCCGCGAAGGGGCGCGCAGACGCGCTGGAGCAGGCGCGTGTGACGGCGACGGAGTCGCAAGGCGCCCAGCAATACAAGATCTTCTCGACGCGCAGCGGCTACCAGCCGGGCAACGTCACCATGTTCAGCAGCAACTGAAGGCGCGCAGAAGATGGATCGCTCGGATTTTTGGCGCGCAGTCGCGATGGTCGCCCTGTTGGCCATCTTCATGGCCACGCTGTCCTACATTCATCGGCGCCCGCCGTCAGGGCCGGTATCCGAGGCGCCCGCCATCTCTGCACCCGATGATCTCTCGGCCGAGCTGCGCCGCTGCCGCGCGCTTAGGTCCCAGGATGCCGAAGATCCGCACTGCCGGGCGGTCTGGGAGGAGAACCGCGCGCGCTTCTTCGGCAGGCCGGCGCGGCCGCTGCTGCCACAGGCCGCGCCGGCCACGTCGTCGATGACGAACGCTACGGAAGGAGACGCGCGATGAACAACGTCGGCGTCATCGATACCTTCCTCAATACCTACACCACCTACATTGATTCAGGCTTCGGCCTGATCAAAGGCGAGGTCACCTATATCGCCTCGACCCTGATCGTCATCGACATCACCTTGGCCGGCGTGTTCTGGGCCTGGGGCGCCGACGAAGACGTTCTCCAGCGGCTGGTGAAGAAGACGCTCTACATCGGCTTCTTCGCCTTCATCATCACCAACTTCAACAGTCTCTCAGGCGTCATCTTCCACAGTTTTGCTGGTCTTGGCCTGAAGGCCGGCGGCTCGTCGATCTCGACCGCAGACTTCCTGCGGCCCGGCCGGCTCGCACAGGTCGGCCTCGACGCCGCGCAGCCGCTGCTCGATGCCGCAAGCCAGATGATGGGCTTCACCAGTTTCTTCGCCAATTTCGTCCAGATCGCCGTGCTGATGGTGTCCTGGCTGCTGGTGCTGATCGCGTTCTTCATTCTGGCGGTGCAGCTGTTCGTCACGCTGATCGAGTTCAAGCTGACGACGCTCGCCGGCTTCATCCTCATTCCCTTCGCCCTGTTCAACAAGACCGCCTTCCTTGCGGAAAAGGTGCTGGGCAACGTGGTCGCTTCCGGCGTCAAGGTGATGGTGCTCGCCGTCATCGTCGGCATCGGCACGGGGCTGTTCTCCCAATTCACCACTGCCTATGCCGGCGGCCAGCCGACCATCGAGCAGGCGCTCTCTGTCGTGCTCGCCTCGCTCGCCATGCTCGGCCTCGGCATCTTCGGGCCCGGCATCGCAACCGGTCTTGTCTCGGGGGCGCCGCAGCTTGGCGCGGGCGCTATGGTCGGCACCGGCCTTGCCGTCGCCGGCACCGCGATGGCGGCGGGCGCAGGGCTTGGGCTCGCGGGGAGGGGAGCGATGGCGGCGACCTCCGGTGCTGCGGCCGCCGCACGCGGTGGTGCGGCGATGGCAGGCGGCATGTCCTCTGCTTACAGCCTTGCATCAGCAGGCCGATCCGGTGCTGGCGGCGTTGCCTCGGGTATCGGCGGCGCCGGCCGTGCTGCTGCCAGCGCCGCGGCAGCTCCCGTCAGACGCGCCGCCGCGCAAGCAGCGGGGGCAATGACGGAGAGCTTCACCTCTGGCGCCCGCGCCGGTGTCGCAAACACGGGTGGTTCCTCGACCATGGGGACCATTGAGCGTGGCGCGGCCGCAAGCGATGGAGCCGCGCCTCAAGCGGCGAGCGAGAGCGGTCCGCCCGCCTGGGCCCAGCGCGTCAAGCGCAATCAGACGATCGTTCACGGCGCGCAGACGGCCGCGCAAGCCCTCAAATCCGGCGACAGCCATGGTGGCGGCCATTCCGTCGAGCTATCAGGGGGAGAATAACAATGTCAGTCTTTCGGCGATCGTCGGTCCGCTACGGCCGCACGCCCGAACCTGCAACCCCGTATCAGCGCGCCGCGCAAGCCTGGGACGATCGCATCGGCTCCGCGCGTGTGCAGGCGAAGAACTGGCGGCTGATGGCTTTCGGTTCGCTGATCCTTTCGTGCGGTCTTGCCGGCGGTCTGGTCTGGCAATCCACGCACGGCACCGTCGTTCCCTGGGTGGTGCAGGTCGACAAGATCGGTGAGGCACAAGCCGTGGCGCCGGCCGTCGCCGACTACCGGCCGAGCGATCCGCAGATCGCCTGGTATCTCGCCCATTTCATCGCGATGGTGCGCTCGCTTCCCGCGGATCCGATCATCGTGCGGGAGAACTGGCTGAAGGCCTACGACTTCACGACCACGGCGGGCGCGATGGCGCTGAACGATTACGCCCGCGCTAACGACCCCTTCGCCAGTCTCGGCAAGCAGCAGGTCGCAATCGACGTCTCCAGCGTCATCCGCGCCTCGCCCGACAGTTTTCGCGTGGCCTGGGTGGAGCACCGTTATCAGGACGGAGCGCTCGCCGGCACCACACGTTGGACCGCGATCCTCACCATCGCGATTCAGCCACCGACCGACGCCGACCGGCTGCGCAAAAATCCACTCGGCATCTACGTCAACGCCATCAACTGGTCAAAGGAGCTGGGACAATGACCCCGCCGTTTTTCTCACATGCCGGCGGTCCGGCTTCGCGTCTCTCTATCGTTCAGCAAAGCCAGAAGGGAGAGAACACGTGCTTCCGTAAATCCGCTTTGGCGGCTTTGCTGATGTCCATCTCTTCCCTCGGCGGCTGCGCGCACAATTTCATCCCGCCTGACATCAACTACGATAGCGCGGAGCCCGCGACGCTCACGGCCGATCCGCCGCCACCCGTCAAGATCGTCGAATTGCCAAAGCTGCTGCCGCTGCCCGGCCAGTTGAAACCCCTCGCGGCCGGCAAGCACGTCCCCGAAGCCGCCGACCCAAAAGTTCGCGTCAAACAGGCCAATGCCGCGGCCCGGGTGCAGCCCGTCCGCAACGGCTTCATCAATGCGGTCCAGGTCTATCCGTTCTCCGGCGGAGCCCTCTACCAGGTCTATACGGCGCCCGGCCAGATCACCGATGTCGCCCTCCAGGAGGGCGAGCAGCTCGTCGGCTCCGGTCCGGTGGCCGCCGGCGACACCGTGCGCTGGATCATCGGCGATACCGAGAGCGGCGCGGGCGCGAGCAAGAAGATCCACATCCTGGTCAAGCCGACGCGGCCGGAGTTGATCACCAATCTCGTCATCAACACCGACCGGCGAACCTATCTCCTCGAGCTGCGCTCGACGGAAAAGACCTATATGGCCTCGGTCTCCTGGCAATATCCCGAGGACCAGCTCATTGCGCTTCGGCAGCAGAACGCGACGGCTGAGGCCGCGGCGCCGATTGCGGCCGGCGTCGATCTCGCCTCGATCAACTTCCGCTACGCGATCGAGGGCGATGACCCGGCTTGGCGCCCGCTGCGCGCCTTCGACGACGGGAATAAGGTCTATATCGAGTTTCCCAGCGGTATCGTCCAGGGCGAAATGCCGCCGCTGTTTGTCATCGGTCCGGCCGGTGGCTCAGAGCTTGTCAACTACCGGGCGAACCGCAATTACTACATCGTCGATCGCCTGTTCGCGGCCGCCGAATTACGTCTTGGCGACAAGGATAGCGAGCGGCGCGTGCGCATTGTCCGCACCGACGGAAGGCCGCGCGCATGGCGATAGGCAGCGAAGACGAACGTCAAAACGACGTCCCACCCGTCGCACCGCCGGATCTTCGGCTTCGAGGCGAGCGGCCGCCTGTCACACGCCTCTCGCGCAAGATGCTGGTCGGCCTTGGCGCGGTGTCTGCGCTGGCGGTCGCCGGTGCGCTCGGCTACGCCCTGCAGACCCGCAACAAGCAGCAAGTCGGCCAGGAGCTCCTCAGCACCCAGAACCGCCCTTCACCTGAGGGCCTTGCCGCCTTGCCGAAGGATTATACCGGCCTACCGCGTCAAGCGCCGCCGCTCGGACCACCGCTGCCCGGCGATCTCGGCAAGCCGATGCTCAACGCGGGCGCTGCACCGAATACCGTGGTCCCGGGAACGACGTCCGATCCGGAGGCGCAGCGGAGAAGCCAGGAGATCGAGGCGGCGCGCGTCAGCCGCCTCTTCGCCCAGACGGTTCAGCAACCGCAGAGCATAGGCCAACCCATCCCGAATACCTCGCCTGCCACTGCGACGGCCCCAGCCGCGACCCCACCCGTCGATGCCGGATCTGCTCAAAACATGCAGGACCGCAAGACGGCCTTCCTCAACGCCTC
This region of Bradyrhizobium sp. CCGUVB1N3 genomic DNA includes:
- the trbK-alt gene encoding putative entry exclusion protein TrbK-alt produces the protein MDRSDFWRAVAMVALLAIFMATLSYIHRRPPSGPVSEAPAISAPDDLSAELRRCRALRSQDAEDPHCRAVWEENRARFFGRPARPLLPQAAPATSSMTNATEGDAR
- the trbL gene encoding P-type conjugative transfer protein TrbL, which gives rise to MNNVGVIDTFLNTYTTYIDSGFGLIKGEVTYIASTLIVIDITLAGVFWAWGADEDVLQRLVKKTLYIGFFAFIITNFNSLSGVIFHSFAGLGLKAGGSSISTADFLRPGRLAQVGLDAAQPLLDAASQMMGFTSFFANFVQIAVLMVSWLLVLIAFFILAVQLFVTLIEFKLTTLAGFILIPFALFNKTAFLAEKVLGNVVASGVKVMVLAVIVGIGTGLFSQFTTAYAGGQPTIEQALSVVLASLAMLGLGIFGPGIATGLVSGAPQLGAGAMVGTGLAVAGTAMAAGAGLGLAGRGAMAATSGAAAAARGGAAMAGGMSSAYSLASAGRSGAGGVASGIGGAGRAAASAAAAPVRRAAAQAAGAMTESFTSGARAGVANTGGSSTMGTIERGAAASDGAAPQAASESGPPAWAQRVKRNQTIVHGAQTAAQALKSGDSHGGGHSVELSGGE
- the trbF gene encoding conjugal transfer protein TrbF, with protein sequence MSVFRRSSVRYGRTPEPATPYQRAAQAWDDRIGSARVQAKNWRLMAFGSLILSCGLAGGLVWQSTHGTVVPWVVQVDKIGEAQAVAPAVADYRPSDPQIAWYLAHFIAMVRSLPADPIIVRENWLKAYDFTTTAGAMALNDYARANDPFASLGKQQVAIDVSSVIRASPDSFRVAWVEHRYQDGALAGTTRWTAILTIAIQPPTDADRLRKNPLGIYVNAINWSKELGQ
- the trbG gene encoding P-type conjugative transfer protein TrbG, which produces MTPPFFSHAGGPASRLSIVQQSQKGENTCFRKSALAALLMSISSLGGCAHNFIPPDINYDSAEPATLTADPPPPVKIVELPKLLPLPGQLKPLAAGKHVPEAADPKVRVKQANAAARVQPVRNGFINAVQVYPFSGGALYQVYTAPGQITDVALQEGEQLVGSGPVAAGDTVRWIIGDTESGAGASKKIHILVKPTRPELITNLVINTDRRTYLLELRSTEKTYMASVSWQYPEDQLIALRQQNATAEAAAPIAAGVDLASINFRYAIEGDDPAWRPLRAFDDGNKVYIEFPSGIVQGEMPPLFVIGPAGGSELVNYRANRNYYIVDRLFAAAELRLGDKDSERRVRIVRTDGRPRAWR